GCGCCGGCGGGACGTGGATGTCGTGGTGATCTGCACGCCGCCGGACTTGCATGCGCCGATCGCCCTGGCCGCTCTCGGCGAAGGCAAGCACGTGCTCTGCGAGAAGCCGCTGGCGCGCACGGTAGCGGAAGGCGAGGCGATGGTCGCGGCAGCCGCGAAACGCGGCCTGATGCTGAAGTGCGGATTCAATCACCGGCACCATCCCGCTATCGCCGCGGCCAAACAACATCTCGACCAGGGCACGATTGGCCGGGCGGTGTTTCTGCGGGCCGCTTATGGCATCTGCGGACGGCCGGGGTACGAGAAGGAATGGCGCGCCGATCCTGCCGTCGTCAGCGGCGGCCACTTGATGGAGCAGGGAATCCACGTCATCGATCTCTTCCGCTGGTTCCTCGGTGAACTGCAGGACGTCACCGCGGTGGTCCAAACCTGCTACTGGCCGATCGCGCCGCTGGAAGACAACGCTTTTGTGACCTGCCGAGGCGCCGACGGCACTCCCGCCAGCCTGCACTCCAGCCTGACGCAGTGGAAGAACTTGTTCTCGTTTGAGGTCTATGGAGAAGACGGCTACGTTGCGGTCGAAGGACTCGGCGGCGGCTACGGAACCGAGAAGTTGGTGGCCGGACAAACCACCTTCCACCGCCCCTTCGCCTGCAACGTAACGGAATTTCGCGGTGGCGACGTGTCCTGGCAGGAAGAGTGGAAGGTATTCTCGGAAGCCATCATGACCGGCAAGGCGCCCATCGGTGACGGACGCGATGGAGTCCAAGCCTTGCGCGTTGTGTTCGCGGCCTACGAGTCGGCGCATCGCGGGGAGCGCGTCTCGCTCGCCTGCGAATCAGCGGAGACGGTGGGCCGATGAAGTCGCTGATCACGGGCTGCAGCGGCCTCATCGGTCCGCACCTTGCGGAGCGCCTGCTCGCTGGCGGCGACCAGGTCCACGGCACCTACGCGTTCTCGGCGGACAACCTGCGGCCTCTGCGCGGCAGGATGAGTGTATCGTATTGCGATATTCGCGAGGCGGCCGCGGTGAGCGCGACGGTCGAAGCGACACGCCCGGAGCGGATCTTCCATCTGGCCGCACAGAGCCGGCCGCTCCGGTCCTGGGAAGATCCGGAAAGCGCTTTCCGCGTCAATGTCCTGGGCACGCTTCACCTGCTCGAAGCCGTGCGCCGTCAATGTCCCGAGGCGCTGGTTGTGGTCTTCGGCTCCAGTGCCGAGTACGGGCAATCCCTGGATCGGCCGCTGGACGAAGCCAGCCCGCTGCGGCCCGACAGCCCTTACGGGGCGAGCAAGGCCGCCGCCGAAATGCTCGCCGACGTTTATGGCCGTGCCTACAAGATCAAGGTGATTCGCCTGCGGCCGTTCTTTGTCGTGGGCCCGGGCCGCGCGCACAACATCTTTGTAGATTTTGCGCAGCGCATCGTGGCGGCGGAGAACGGCCTTGTCGATGGCCTCGATGTGGGCCGGCAGTCCACGGTGCGCGACATCCTGGACGTGCGCGACGCCGCTTCGGCCATTGCGCTCATCGCGGAGCGCGGCGGCTCGGGCGAGGTCTACAACGTGTGCACCGGGAAAGGCGTTGGCATCTCTGCGGCCCTGATGGGCATGGCCAAGCTTTCGTCCAAACCGTTGCGCCTGCGTTTCGAAGCCACCGGCGCGCGGCCGCTGGACGCTGCCGCGCTGGTAGGCGACAACACGCGGCTGCGCCGGCTGGGCTGGGAACCGCGCATCGCTCTGGAACAGACACTGGCGGATATTTTGGACTTCTGGCGCGCCGAGTTTCTCCAGCGGCAGAGCCACAACCGCGCCCAGCCGGTTGTCGTCCCTGACGGTCGCTGCTGACGAGCCTCGGACTCATGAAAGCAGTTGGGATGAGTGGTGATCCCTAAATCCTCCCGGAGGCAGGTATGAAAGCACTGGTGACCGGCGGCGCCGGATTCATTGCGTCGCACATCGTCGACGCTTACGTCGAGCTTGGCATGGAAGTCGTGGTGGTGGACAACCTGTCGCGCGGATTTCGGGCGAACCTGAACCCGCGAGCGCGATTCTACGAGGCGGACATCCGTGACTCTGCCGCCATGCGCTCCATCTTCCAGGCGGAAGAGCCGGATTACATCAATCACCATGCGGCCCAGATGGACCTGCGCCGCGCCGTCCATGAGCCGGTGTTCGACGCCGAGGTCAACATCCTGGGCTCGCTCCACCTGCTGAACCTGGCGGTGGAGTTCGGCATTCGCCGGTTCATCTACGCCTCGACCGGCGGCGCGGCCTACGGCGAGCCGCTCTCGGTGCCGATCGCGGAGGAGCACCCGATCCGGCCCATCACTCCGTACGGCATCAGCAAGCACACGGTCGAGCACTACCTGTTCAATTACCGGGTCCTCTACGGACTGGAATATGTCGTACTGCGATACGGCAACGTCTATGGCCCGCGACAGAGTTCGCAGGGAGAAGCGGGCGTGGCGGCCATCTTCTGCGAGCAGATGCTGGCGGGCGAGACGCCCAGGATTTTCGGCAATGGCGCCAAGACGCGGGATTACATCTACGTGAGCGATGTGGCGAGGGCCAACGTGCAGGCGTTGCGGCTCGGCAATGGCGAGCTGTTCAACATCGCCACCGGAGTGCCGACCACCGACGAGGAGGTCTTCCACGCCGTGCGCGCGGCGATCGGGATCGCTCCGTTCACGCCGCGCTACCTGGACAAGCGCCCGGGAGAGATCGATCACTGCTACCTGAACGTCGACAAAGCGGCGCGCCAACTGCGGTGGCGTTCCGAGGTCAAGCTGGCGGACGGGCTGCGGGAAACCGTCGCCTATTTTCAGGAGCGCCACGCCGGCGCGGCGGCGCGGTGAGGACGATGAAGGCGATGTTGCTGGCTGCCGGATGCGGTGAGCGGCTGCGGCCCCTGACCTGCCGGACGCCGAAATGCATGTTGAAATTTGCCGGCAAGCCCTTGCTGGAACATTGGATCGACAAACTCAGCGCCGGCGGAATCCGCGACCTGGTGATCAACGTGTCGCATCTGGCGGAGAAGGTGACCGGCTATTTCGGCTCGGGCGAGCGCTGGGGCGTCCGCATCGAGTACGCGCGCGAGCCGGCCCTGCTGGGGACCGCCGGCGCGGTGCGGCAAATGCGCCCCGTGCTAGGCGATGCTCGCTTCCTGGTGATCTATGCCGACAACCAGAGCGACTGCGGGCTGCGGGAGATCGTGGACTTCCACGCGGCGCGCCGGGCCGTGGCCACCATGGCGGTGTGCCGCATTGAAGATCCCAGTTCGTGCGGAATTGTCGGCCTGGCCGAAGACGGACGCATCACCCGCTTCCTGGAGAAGCCCACGCCGGAGCAAACCTTCAGCCACTACATCAATGCCGGGATTTACGTCATGGAGCCGGACATCTTCGAACACATTCCCGCCGACGGGACGCCGGACTTCAGCCGCGACGTGTTTCCCCGCATGCTGCGGACGGAGGCGCCGCTCTACGCGTTCTGCTACGGCGGTCATGTGCTGAAGTTCGACACCTTCGCCGACTGGCACCAGTCGGAGATGTGGGCGCGGCAAAGACAAGCCGCCTCGGCATCGCAATCGGCGGCGCATTCCTGAACGGAAGCGGTGGTCACAGCAGCGACAGCCATCGGCGATGAGATTGGGTTCGGCGCCGCACGCCTCGCCGTGTCGGTGATCATTGCCACCTACCGCCGCCGCGAACTCCTGTGCGACACACTCCGGCACATCCTGAACCAGGGCTACCCCAACCTGGAAGTAATCGTGGTGGACCAGACGGAGCCTGGCTTGGGCGAGGGGATTGACCACGATTTGCTGGCGTGCGTGCAGTATGTGCGGACGGCGCAGCCCAATCTTTCTCGCGCCCGCAACCTCGGGCTCGACCGCAGTCATGGCGCCATCCTTCTGTTCTGCGACGATGACATCGTTCCCTGCCAGGACTGGATTGCGGCGCACGCGCGCCGCTACTGCGATCCCCAGGTGATGGCCGTCGCCGGCGGAGAACGGGTGTGCGGTTCCAGCCTGGCCGATAAAAGCGTGCAGCGCGCCCGGTGGAAGAGGCTGATTTTTCGCCTGCTGATGCTCGGTCAGAACCTGAAAACCAGGTTGACAGGCCAGGCCGTGAGCGGCCGCATCGGCAACCGCATTGTCGCCCAGTTCAGCGCCAGCGGGGCGATCTTGCACGACTGGACCGTGCAGGGGACCGGCGATGTGGACTTTGCCAAGGGCTGCAACATGTCGTTCCGCCGGCAGGTTTTTGAAATCGTCGGCCGATTCGACCCGGGTTGCACCGGGCGCGAGGAGACGGACCTCTTCCTGCGCATGAAGCGTGCCGGGCTGCGCGTCCTGTACGACTCTTCCGCCGCCGTCCTGCACCTGAAATCCGACGTGGGCGGAACGCGCGTGTCGGACCCGGCGGCGCATTACCAGTGGCTCTTCTATTACGAGGCCTACTTCTTCCTGAAAAATTTTCCGTGGCGGTACTTTCCCCTGTTTCTCGCGCGGCTGTTGCCGGAAATTGCCGGTTGCGGCAAAGCGGTCGGGTTGCGCGGGGCGAAACTCTTGTGGAGGAGTCTCAAGCAGGCTGGGGCAGCGGCGCGACAGGCGAGAACGAACCCCGAGCTTGCCGGGACCGATCCAAGCTGCGGGAGGAGCGCGCTGGCGCCTCACAGCACGCAGCATCCGTGAACCCGGCATTGAGCAGCGCCACCGAAACCGTTCCCTCCAGCTCGGTTGTTCTGCTGCTGGCCGTTACCGTATGGATTGCGGTCGTGCTGGCCTCGATCGTGATCTCCCCCATGGTTCTGCTCTCCAGCGTGCTGGTGGTGCCTGCGATCTGCTTCCTCCGGCCGGCCGCTCTGCCCTATCTTCTCTTGCTTGCGATCTGCGCCACCGGCCTGTTGGTAGTGAGCAACTCCGAACTGGGAGCAGGCCTGGCCAGCGCAGGCTTGTTTCACGTCACCTTTGCCGACGCCGTATTGCTAGCGGCGCTGGTGGCCGAGGCCGCGCGCAAGCTGGTGTGGGGTTCGCCGTGGCTGCCCTGGTCGCGCATCGACACCGGCCTGTGCGCCGTCACTGCGGCCACCCTGATCAGCGCGGTCTTCGCGCTCGACCGCGGCACCGGCTTCGTCGCGGTCGTACAGACGGTGGAATTCTGGATTCTTGCCCGCATCATCGCCCAAGGCCTGGAGCGGCTGGAGAGCGCGCTCGCCTTTTACCGCTTCTTCGTCGCCGTGGCGCTGGGCGAGCTGGCGCTGGGCCTGGTGCAATACCTTTTCGCCGATGCCGCCGCCGGACGTGAGCCGCTGATGGCAGGAACCCTGGGCAGTCCGTATCTGTTCGGCTTGTTGCTCGGATGGGCAGCGATGATTGCCTATACGCAGCTCCTCGCCAAACCCCGCCCCCTGCACCAGTGGGCGTGGGTGGCTGCCTTCATTTGCCTGATTGCCGGCTTGCTGCTTTCCGGCAAGCGGAGCCAATGGCTGGCGCTGACGGCGACCATCCTGGTTCTGACGGCGACACGCTGGAGCCGGCGAACGGCGGCTGCGGTCCTGTTGTTTATCGCGATCGCCGCTGCCTCCCTCAGCCTTCCGCCCGTGCGGGAGACCGTCGCCGGCAAGATCGAGCAGGCGCTGCGGTACGAGGAGATCGGTACGCAGGGCTACGCGCGGTACCGGCTGGTGCAGACCTGCTGGCAGTTGTTCGTGGCTAATCCATGGTTGGGGATCGGCCCCAAGAACTTCCGCGCCGTGTCGGAACGCTACATTGCCAGCCGGGAAACCGGAGGCTACAGCGCACTGGCGACGGAGCAGTGGCCGCTCGGCAAGCTGGCGGAGCAGGGCGTGGTTGGCTACGCCGCCTTCCTTTATCTTATGTACGTCCTGCTGCAGCAATCGTTCCAGGTCATGCGCCGGCAGCCGCTGGACCGCGTCACCGTCACGCTGTTTGCCTTCTTCGTATACATCACGGCCGAGCTGGGCGAGTGGTTCGCCACCGAACGCGGGCACATCAACTTCATTTTCATCGGACTCCTGATGGCAGCGACCTATCGAGGCTCGCCCAGCGCACGGCCGCAAGCGGTTGACGGTGATCTGGCGTGAGCGACGATCGCGCCCCGGCCGCGGCGGGGCTCGAGCCCGGCAGGCCCTGGCCGACCTTTGCCAGCGTGGCGCGCCAGAGCGTGGCGCTGATGCCTGTCCTGCTGCTGGCGCGCGTGGCGGACCTGGCGAAATTCATGGTGATTGCCCGCGCCTTTGGCGCCTCTGCCGTCATGGATGCCTTCTTTGTGGCGTCGAGCATCCCCTTCGGCCTCAGCAGTCTGGTAGAAAGCACCGCGGAGCAGGGCTTCGTGGCCCTGGGCACGGGTGCGCGCGCGGAGAAGGAGGGCAGCGATTGGACGCTGCAAGCGGTTCTGCTGCAACTCGCCGTGCTGACGTTCTGCCTGATCGCGGCCCTCTACCTGTTGTGCGCCGACTCCGTCGTTGCCCTGGTCGGGCGCGGCCTCTCCCCGGCGGCGCGCGTGGCGGCGGCGCGGCTGACGCAACTGCTGGCGCCCATCCTGCTGCTCAGCCCGGTCTTCGGATTGCTCACCGGCTTCCACTACGCGCGCGGCCATTATGTTTGCCGCACGCTGACGCCGGCGATCGGCGCGGTGGTTTTGGCGCTCTGCCTGTGGTGGCTGCGCGGCCGGATGGGCATCCACGGCCTCGCCATCGCTTACAGCGCCGCCTACGTGGTGCAGGTGGGCCTGTTGCTGCCGCTGTTTTGGAATTTGCGGCGACACCGGACCCCTCTGCCGCACCCTCTGTCCCACTACGGCGGGACGGCGATCCGGTTCCTGCTTCCGATGTTGGCGGTTTCGGCGTTTACCAACATGAACCTGATTGTGGACCGCGCCGTCGCCTCTTTTCTTCCGCCGGGCGCGATCTCCTATGTCGATTACGCGAACCGGCTGGGAAACATGTTCTGCAACCTGGTGGTGGGCACCTTCGTGATGGTGTTCTACCCGTTCCTGGCGCGCCAGGCGGCGGTGTTCGATGCGACGGTGGTCGCCGGAGGAACGGAAAAGGCCTTGCGTGCGGTGTCGCTGGTGATGGTTCCCACGCTCGCCATCGCCGCCTGGATGCGTGTTCCCACGGTGCGGCTTCTGTTCGAGCGCGGCGCGTTTACCCACGCCGATTCGCTGGCGACCGGCGCCGCCTTTGCCGCGCTCGCGCCCGGCCTGCTGTTCCTGTCTTTAAACACGGTGCTGATTCGAGGCTTCTACAGCCTGCACGACTCTCACATGCCGATGCTGGCCGCCACCGCCAGCGTGGTGCCTAACTTTCTCCTGGACATTCTGCTGGCCCGCTATTGGAGCTTCGTGGGAATTGCCGCGGCGACGTCGGCCGTGCAGGCGCTCATGTTCCTGATGCTGGCGTGGTTGTTTCAGCGGCAGCACGCGCCTCTGCGGCTGCGACCGCTGGCCTGCGGCGGAGCGAGGATGATGTTGGCCGCTGCCGTCTCCATCGCGTCGGTGCAGGGCTTGTTGTGGTGCGCGCGCGACTCGGCTGCGGCTGAGGAAGCCGGACTGGCGACCGTCGCAGCCATCCTGCTCGCGGCCCTCATCTATGTCACGGCCGCGAGTGCGCTGGGCGTGCGCGAGTGCCAGCGCCTGCTGGCGTGGTGCATGGCGCTGGCCACCGGGCCGACCATGGGCACAACCCGCAAATGACGCATCGCGTGCAACAAACGGTCCACGAGCCGGCGGCGGAATTCGTTGCCGTGACCTGCAGCTTCTGCGGCGTGGACGACGCGGTCACCCTCGGTTTCCGCGACCGCCTCTGTGCCATCCTGCGGCGCCTCGGGCTGACGCTGGAACGCCTGTGGGTGAGCGGAGCCGGCAGCCACCGCTATCCGCCGCACCGGGAGCTGCAGACTTTCTTCCAGATGGAGCGGCCGGTTAGCAAGCGAATCATCATGCGCGCCGGGCAATGGCTGAGGTGCGGGGAATTGCTGGTAGCCTACGCTCGCAAGCCGTTGTCCGTCGCTGCGGGCGACCGCCTGGCGCCGACCTAAGGCCGCGGCGCCTGCTGAACTCCACAGTCTCGTTGGTGCGCATCGCCATCGTTCATCCCGATCTGAGCAGCGGCAAGGGCGTGGAAAGTTACACGCTGGAGCTGGCGCGATCGCTGGCCACCGAGCACGAGGTGCACGTGTTCGCCAACCGCTGGGAGGCCCTGCCCGCCAACGTGCGGCTGCACAAGGTGTGGGCGATGCCCGGCCCGCATTTTCTCCGCCTGCTGACCTTCGCGGTGAACGTCACGCGCCAACTGCGCCGGCAATCCTTCGACCTGGTCAACGTGCAAGGCTTTTGCGCGCTGGCGGGCGACGTGGTGACCGTGCACGGCTGCTATCGTTCTTACTGGCAGTTGCGCCGGAAATTGCCGGCTCGCCTGCGGAAGTGGCTGAACCCGTTTCATTATGTCGCCCTCGGCCTCTCGGACCGGCTGTTCACCAGCCGCCACACGCGCTGGGTGATTGCGCTTTCCCAGGGCGCCGAGAAGGATATCTGCGACGTTTACGGTTTTCCGCCCCAGCAAATCCTGGTGAGAACCCCGGGAGTGGATCGCGACAAATTTCATCCTGCCAACCGCGTCCGCTACCGCCATGAGGTTCGTGCGGGATTTGATCTCCGCGAGGACGACTTCGTCCTGCTGTTCGCCGGCAACGAGTTTCAGCGCAAGGGGCTCGATCTGGTGCTGCAGGCGATGGCCCGCATCAGCCAGCCTCGGTTGAAGCTGCTGGTCGCGGGCGCGACACATCCGGCAGTCCAGTGGCAGTACCGGCGCCTGGCGCGGAAGTTGGGCGTGCAGGTGCGTTTTGCCGGCCGGCAGCGCAACATGGATCGAATCTACGCCGCGGCTGACGTGTTCATTCTCCCGTCGCGGTATGAAGCTTTCCCTGCCGTAGTCCTGGAGGCGGCAGCCTCCGGCCTGCCGCTGCTCGGCTCGCGTACCAATGGCATCCGCGATGTTCTGATCCACGATCGCAACGGCTGGTACGTCGAACTCGATCCTGCCGACATTGCGGCCCGGATCACCGCGCTGATGGACCACCCGCTGCAGTTGTTGCGCGTGGGCATGGCGGCGCGCGTCAGCACCGAAGACTTTGACGCAAACCGGGCCAGGGCCTCGCTGCTCTCCACCTACACCAGCCTGGCGAAGAACGGTTTGCCTGCGACGGCGCCGACCAGCCAGGAGTGCGAAGCGCAGCAGCCGGAGCAGCCGCATGCGCTCTTCTGACCTGCCAACCGGACTGAGGCTGGCGGACCCCGCCGCCCACCTCGGCGACTTGCGTGTTGCCATTGTTCATTACTGGTTGCTGAACCGGCGCGGTGGAGAGCACGTCGTCGATGCTCTGCTCGACATTTTTCCCCAGGCTGATTTGTTCACCCTGGTGCTGGATCGGCGCTCGCTGCCTCCGGCCTACTCGTCGCATCGCGTGAACGCTTCCTGGCTGCAGCACCTTCCCGGTATCCGTCGCCACTACCAGAAACTGGTATTTCTCGCGCCGCACGCGTTGGAGCAGTTCAACCTCGGCGCCTACGACCTGGTGATCAGTTCGGAGGCGGGGCCGGCCAAGGGCGTCCTGACACGCTCCGATGCCTGCCATATCTGCTACTGCCACTCACCCATGCGGTACATCTGGGACCTGTACCACGATTACCTTCACGAGGCGCCATGGGGGGTAGTAGGGCGGGTATTCTATTCGGCGGTCGCCCATTACCTGCGCCAGTGGGACTACGCCACGGCGGCGCGCGTCGACTACTTCATCACCAATTCGCAGGCCGTGGCCGACCGCATTCGCAAGGCTTATCGCCGTGAGGCGACCGTCATTCCTCCGCCCGTCGATGTCGCCGCTTTCCGGTTGGCGAACGGGCCCGGCGAGTTCTACCTGGTCATCGGCGCTTTATCTCCGTACAAGCGAGTCGACCTCGCGGTCAGCGCCTGCACCCGCCTGAATCGCAAGCTGGTCGTCATTGGCGAAGGCAAGGAGTTCAAAGCTCTCCGCCGGCTCGCGGGCAGCTCGGTAACATTCCTCGGCTACCAACCGGATGCTGTCGTCCGCGATCATTACCGGCGTTGCCGCGCGTTGCTTTTCCCCGGGGAAGAGGATTTCGGCATCACCGTGGTGGAAGCGCAGGCGTGCGGCCGGCCGGTCATCGCGTACGGCCGTGGTGGCGCGCTCGACACCGTCCAGGGAGTCTTTCCTGGTGAGGCGTGGCGGCCGGGCACGACCGGCGTGTTTTTCCCGCGGCAGGAGGTGCACGACGTGATGGAAGCCCTGCTCAGGTTTGAGCAATCGGAGTCGCAATTTGATGCCGTCGGCATTCGCCGCCATGCAGAGCAGTTCGATGTGCGGCGTTTCAAGCAGCGACTCGCTGCGTTTGTCGCCAGCAGGCTCGCTGAATTTCGGGCGCAGTTGCACTCGCATCCGGCGGCGGGCAGCACCATCGCGGAAGCTGCGCCAGCGCCGATCGTGGACACAGCGGTCGAACTGCTTCCGACAGCGGGGAATCGCCATGACTGACCAGGCTCGAGTGCCGGGGACGAGCAGGAGAGTCTTGGACGCCCTGCTGTTCATGGCGGGCTCGCCGCTGGAAACCCTCCGCTGGGCGCACCATCGCAGCCAGAGAAACCATGTGGAGCGCTTCTGCCGGCCGCTGGACAAAATCTTTCCCGGTATCGGCGGTACTTCGATCGCGCTGGCGGGGGCTGAAGGGCTCGCGGGCGAAGTCTTTGATCGCGACCTGATGTACTTGTGTCTGCTCGCCAAGCACCTGAACCCCACGCGCACCCTGGAGATCGGGACACTGTACGGCAGGACGACATTGAATCTCGCCATGAATACTACCGAGGCGGCAAGGATCTGGACGGTGGATCTCGGCGCCGCGGAAATCGGTATCGGCAAGCAGCCAGCCGATGTCGGCATGAAGTTTCGTAACACGCCATTCGCGGGCAAGATTACGCAGATCATCCATGACTCGCGGACCCTGGACCTCGATCCCCTCTTGCCGTTGGACCTGGTGTTCATTGATGGAGACCACCGCTACCAGAGCGTCAAGCAGGACACTTTGAAGTGTTTGCCCGCAATCCGTCGCGGCGGCGTCCTGGCGTGGCACGACTATGGCTTGTCGGAAGACGTGACCGCGTGGCTCGACGAATCGCGCGCCACGCGCGGCCTGGACATCTGGTGCCTGCCCGAGAGCTGTGTGGCGGTGCATCGCCGGCCCTGATCGGAGTCTACGCCCACCCGGAACATCCCCTGCAGTCCCAAGCACAGCGGCAGCGAGCCGCGGTGGAGGAATCATGCCCACAAACTACACCTCGCAATACGTGAAGGAAGCGGCCGAGATCCTGCAGGCGCTGGATCAAGCCTCGGTGGAAGAAATGGTTCGCCTGCTGGTGCAGGTGCGCCGCGGTGGAGGCCGTCTCTTCTTCGTCGGCGTGGGCGGCGGCGCCGGCCATGCCTCGCACGCGGTGTGCGACTTTCGCAAGATCGCCGGCATGGAGGCTTACAGCGTCACCGACAACGTTTCGGAGCTGACGGCGCGCATCAACGACGACGGCTGGGACAGCGCTTATGAACATTGGCTGCGCGGCAGCCGCTTGCGTGGCGGCGACATGCTGTTTGTCTTTTCCGTTGGGGGTGGAGACCTGGAGCGCCGCATCAGTTCCAACGTGGTGCACGCCGTGCGCTACGCCAAGCAGGTGGGCGCCCTGGTATGCGCCATCGTCGGCCGCGACGGCGGATACGCGGCCAAGGCGGCCGACGTCGCCATCGTCGTGCGCACCGTCAATCCGGACACGGTCACGCCGCATAC
This window of the Terriglobia bacterium genome carries:
- a CDS encoding class I SAM-dependent methyltransferase; this encodes MTDQARVPGTSRRVLDALLFMAGSPLETLRWAHHRSQRNHVERFCRPLDKIFPGIGGTSIALAGAEGLAGEVFDRDLMYLCLLAKHLNPTRTLEIGTLYGRTTLNLAMNTTEAARIWTVDLGAAEIGIGKQPADVGMKFRNTPFAGKITQIIHDSRTLDLDPLLPLDLVFIDGDHRYQSVKQDTLKCLPAIRRGGVLAWHDYGLSEDVTAWLDESRATRGLDIWCLPESCVAVHRRP
- a CDS encoding SIS domain-containing protein, which encodes MPTNYTSQYVKEAAEILQALDQASVEEMVRLLVQVRRGGGRLFFVGVGGGAGHASHAVCDFRKIAGMEAYSVTDNVSELTARINDDGWDSAYEHWLRGSRLRGGDMLFVFSVGGGDLERRISSNVVHAVRYAKQVGALVCAIVGRDGGYAAKAADVAIVVRTVNPDTVTPHTESFQAMLWHLLVSHPELKCNPMKWESVR